Part of the Bacteroides acidifaciens genome, TGTACGTTTACCTTCCGCTTGTGTATGCTTGAGCACTTCCATCCAACGGGGAGAGAGGAACTGTATCTCGTTTGCGTCATTCCCTTGCACGCCGTAGATAGGAGTGATTTCCACCGCACCCATGCCGGCACGTGCGTATTCTTCCAAGTTGTATGTCAGGTTCTTTTCGTCTACGGCACTTCCCAGCCACCACCATCGGGTGCCGGGACGTGCTTCTGCCGGAACGTCCGGCCATTGTTGAGCTTGTGCAGCTCCGCCTGTTGCAAGCAGGCAGAGGAATATCAATTGTTTCTTATTCATCATTCTTTCGGCGTATTATAATATTCTATGTTTTCTACATCATCGGTTACAAAGAGTGGTCGTCCGTCCGGCTGTTCGAAATGGAAGCGGATACCGTCGAAAGTGATATTCCGTGCATGGCGGACGTAAAATCCTTTGGCGGGAATAGTGCCGAACATCCACGGTTCGGGATATACTTTCTCCTGTTCGGGCGGAACACGCTTGCCGTCTTCCGCGCTGTATCCACCTTTATAATATAGGTGGATATTACGGAAAGTGACGTCCTCGATGCAAGCACCCGGCACGCCGCTGATAATGGAAGCATACCGGCTGTCGGCATTCCATACATTGATGTCGCTGATAAGGATACGTTTCATTGTACCTACGGGCGTACCTTCCGGACTGCGCATACGTGCGCCCAGTCTCAGAAAGATAGGAGCATTGACAATATTCCTCATCGTGATATTGCTGATAACAATATCTTCCAGACGTCCCCCGTCTACGGTTTCCAATGCCAGACCCCTGCAATGCTCGAAGATACAATTAGTAATCGCAATATTACGGAATCCGCCGCTACTTTCTGTGCCGAACTTGATACGTCCCGTGCGGTAACCGTGGTCGGGAGCCTGGGGCTCGTCCAGTTGCCAGGTTCCGTTCATTACGCTTCCCTGGTCAAAACCGCTCACATAACAATCACTGATAGTCACATTCTCCGTATCCTGAAAACGCCCTAACCCGTAAGAGGCTTTCAATACAATGGCATCGTCCCAGGGAGAATTCACCGTACACTGGCTGATACGCACATTCCGGCAACAGTCAATATCGAATCCATCGCGGTTGGTATCTACTTTCAGATTCAAGATAGTCAGATGGTCTACCCCGGTGGCGAGCAGGGCGAAATGTCCGCAGTGAAGCATGGACAAATCCTTGAGCGTCACATTCCGGCAATCTTTCAGACTGATAGCCTTGTTGCCTACACCCGGCAGACGGCTTTCTTCGCGGGTCAATCCTTTACCGTAGATAAGTCCGGAACCGCTGATGGTTATATTTTCCAGTCCGATTCCCCAAATCAAAGAGTTCTTCCAATGGCTGTGCCCGAAGTCCTGGAACTTATTATGCTCGTTCGGTTCAGCGGTATCATATCCTTCCTCTTTTCCGGGAAAGGCGGCAACGATGCGTGCGCCTTGTTCCAGATACAGGTGAATGTTGCTTTTTAACCGTATGGAATAACATGCATACTCTCCGGCAGGCAGGTAAACAGTTCCGCCACCGGCTTGTGCGGCAGCCTCAATCGCGCTGTTGATGGCGGGAGAATCAATCGTTTTTCCATCCGCTTTGGCTCCGAAATCCTTCACGTTGTAGATGGCTGCATAGCTGTAAATGCACCCCACTAAGAGACTGAATAGTAAATATATCCTTTTCATTTTTTGTCGGTTTGGGCAAAAATATCCGGTAACATATAGTAGTTATAATCCGCCTTCTCGTTCTGTTCGTAGAAGCAGAAATAAATCCTGCTGCCGGGAACGAGCGGGCAACGTCCCGCCAGTATGGGGCGGTCGGTCTTTTTTCCTGATTCATAAAGCATCAGGGGAGTTTCGTCCTTGTGCCCGTCGCTCAGGCGGATATCATCGGTGGGAGTGACTGCCTGTACAGTCCGTAATTTCATGCTTTCCCCATAATAGCAGGTGAAAGCCTGCCCTTCCACGCTAAACACATTCACGTCCGCATCCGGCTGGCAATCACCGAAGCTCCAGAATAAGGTATCGGCCTTGGGAGAGGATGCCACCTCTATTTCCAATATAAATCCGCGGGTATCTGGCAGGGCTTTCCATTGGAAAGTAATCCCCGGTGTCTTTTCCTTAGGTTTCAGCCAGTGGCTCTCATTTACCTGCGATATTCCTAATCGGAAAGTACCGGCAGGCGGCGTCAGAGACTGTGCTTGCGCATCAATGAGCAAGATTCCCAGCAGTACGATGGTCAGGAGTTGTTTCAGCATAGTTGAATTTAATATTACTTTGTTCATTTTCCTTTAGTTCGATAGCGTCTTTCTCTGTTACGTCCAATGTAATCTCCGACAGGTTGAAATTCTTCGTATAGCAGATTTTACCCGGTTTCTTAGCCTGTGCTTCGATGGCGTAAAGATAGAAATTTTCCAGACGCAAAGAGTCGTTCCAACCCGAAGCGGAGATAAATTCGTCTACGTTTTCGGCTTTAATCCGTGATACATATACGTTGCGGAAGCGTGGGTATCCCTTTTCGGCTGGTTCCACCGGAGTCAGCATTACTTTCCAGTGTTCCGGGATTTCCTTGCCTTCATACTCTTTGGGCAGCGTGCTGTAACTGTAACTGGGGTTCCAGTTCAAGTCTGCTGCCAGTACGTGGCGGACGTTTTCGGCTTTTACGTTAGTCATGTAGATGTTTTCGATTGTCCCACCGCGGTTCATGGCGCTTTTCAGACGGAGCACGGCGGAAGTGCCGACAGCTTCGAGGTTATAGCCCAATACATTCCGGATACTGCCGGAAGTTTCGCTACCACAGGTGATAAGTCCTGCACCCTTGCGGGCAATGCAATTGCGAATCACCACGTTCTCCGTAGGAAGATTCACCCGCAAACCGTCCGCGTCCCGTCCCGATTTGATACAGATATTGTCGTCATTACAGTCTACATCGCAGTTCTCTATCAGAATGTTGCAGGAAGAATCTATGTCGATGCCGTCCGTGCTCGGGCCGTGACCGCCTATATTATTGTTAATCGTCAGTCCGTCTATGGTGCAATAGTTGGAATAAAGAATCTGGCATCCCCAAAAGCCGGTACGCATCAGCGTGAATCCCTTTAAGGTGACATCCGAACTGCGTTCCACAAGAATACCCCGTACACGTTTGCAGTCGTAATCTACAATCCAGCGCAATCCTTTCGTTTCGTATTCTTTGCGCATTTCCCAATATTTGTCCCAAAAGACTTTTCCCCGGCAGTCCAAAGTTCCTTCTCCGCTGACAGCGGCGTTCTTCTCATTGACAATGTTTATCACTGCCGCCGGCCATGTCATCTCGATACCCGCAATGCGCGAACGGAATTCGGGATAATGGTGGATATGGGGGCTGGCGAGTAGGGTGACGCCTTTGTCCAGTTGCAGGTTGACACCGCTTTTAATGAATAGTGCCCCGGTCTGATAAAATCCGGGCTGGAGAGTGACGGTTCCCCCGCCGGAGACGGCGCAACTGTCGATTGCTTTCTGGATAGCTTCCGTGCTGAGCACTGTGCTGTCCGCTACTGCGCCAAAAGAATTAGCGGATAAAATTAGGTTGTTTCCGGGAGTTTGCCGGCTTCCTACGCTGTCCGCCCACGACAAATCCGGTTGCTGCGGAACCTGTCCCCATTCGAAGCTGTTGCTTCCTGCTTGTTTGGCTGGAGTACATGCTATAAAAAACGAGCCCGCTACGAGTAGGGGAAGGATGCTTTTTCTTTTCATATCGGTCAATATTGGGATTCTTTAATTTCCGTCCGGTTTCTCTATCTCTGTGAAAGGTGATTCGTTCCAATGGAAAGTGTTCACGTCATCCGGGTGTGCCGGGTC contains:
- a CDS encoding glycoside hydrolase family 28 protein, whose translation is MKRIYLLFSLLVGCIYSYAAIYNVKDFGAKADGKTIDSPAINSAIEAAAQAGGGTVYLPAGEYACYSIRLKSNIHLYLEQGARIVAAFPGKEEGYDTAEPNEHNKFQDFGHSHWKNSLIWGIGLENITISGSGLIYGKGLTREESRLPGVGNKAISLKDCRNVTLKDLSMLHCGHFALLATGVDHLTILNLKVDTNRDGFDIDCCRNVRISQCTVNSPWDDAIVLKASYGLGRFQDTENVTISDCYVSGFDQGSVMNGTWQLDEPQAPDHGYRTGRIKFGTESSGGFRNIAITNCIFEHCRGLALETVDGGRLEDIVISNITMRNIVNAPIFLRLGARMRSPEGTPVGTMKRILISDINVWNADSRYASIISGVPGACIEDVTFRNIHLYYKGGYSAEDGKRVPPEQEKVYPEPWMFGTIPAKGFYVRHARNITFDGIRFHFEQPDGRPLFVTDDVENIEYYNTPKE
- a CDS encoding glycoside hydrolase family 28 protein, which gives rise to MKRKSILPLLVAGSFFIACTPAKQAGSNSFEWGQVPQQPDLSWADSVGSRQTPGNNLILSANSFGAVADSTVLSTEAIQKAIDSCAVSGGGTVTLQPGFYQTGALFIKSGVNLQLDKGVTLLASPHIHHYPEFRSRIAGIEMTWPAAVINIVNEKNAAVSGEGTLDCRGKVFWDKYWEMRKEYETKGLRWIVDYDCKRVRGILVERSSDVTLKGFTLMRTGFWGCQILYSNYCTIDGLTINNNIGGHGPSTDGIDIDSSCNILIENCDVDCNDDNICIKSGRDADGLRVNLPTENVVIRNCIARKGAGLITCGSETSGSIRNVLGYNLEAVGTSAVLRLKSAMNRGGTIENIYMTNVKAENVRHVLAADLNWNPSYSYSTLPKEYEGKEIPEHWKVMLTPVEPAEKGYPRFRNVYVSRIKAENVDEFISASGWNDSLRLENFYLYAIEAQAKKPGKICYTKNFNLSEITLDVTEKDAIELKENEQSNIKFNYAETTPDHRTAGNLAH
- a CDS encoding DUF4450 domain-containing protein; translated protein: MLKQLLTIVLLGILLIDAQAQSLTPPAGTFRLGISQVNESHWLKPKEKTPGITFQWKALPDTRGFILEIEVASSPKADTLFWSFGDCQPDADVNVFSVEGQAFTCYYGESMKLRTVQAVTPTDDIRLSDGHKDETPLMLYESGKKTDRPILAGRCPLVPGSRIYFCFYEQNEKADYNYYMLPDIFAQTDKK